The following proteins come from a genomic window of Oncorhynchus kisutch isolate 150728-3 unplaced genomic scaffold, Okis_V2 Okis06b-Okis10b_hom, whole genome shotgun sequence:
- the LOC109876716 gene encoding somatostatin receptor type 5 isoform X1 → MGHFLIHLPDLHPHPHLPAMNPQDCTSIPGDFNLSSSRGYSTVTNLFMNESGESAPFQDSSTVITAVISMTVFMVGLLGNTLAIYVVLRYAKMKTVTNMYLLNLALADELYILGLPFLTTQNVLSYWPFGQFLCRVVMTVDSINQFTSTFCLTVMSIDRYLAVVHPIRSVKWRQPKVAKIINGLVWVVSFVVVLPVTIYSDVQDRFNSCNMSWPDPQELWSTVFILYTAILGFFVPLLIICLCYLLIIIKVKSAGARAGLTRRRRSERKVTRMVVIIVVVFVICWLPFFTTNIVNLVFIIPENSVTAGVYFFLVIMTYVNSCANPLLYGFLSDNFKQSFRKVLCLHKANGVGVGDGGDMGSGGGRPISPRLERVETTQQHDPLFTPRIMDFNNGHMQNNQCVQIETCANMTTELLPLESPVIDQSTL, encoded by the exons ATGGGCCATTTCCTGATTCATCTCCCtgacctccacccccacccccaccttccCGCTATGAATCCCCAAGACTGCACCTCCATCCCTGGGGATTtcaacctctcctcctccaggggCTACTCCACAGTCACCAACCTCTTCATGAACGAGTCCGGCGAGAGCGCTCCCTTCCAGGACAGCAGCACCGTTATCACCGCAGTAATCTCTATGACTGTATTCATGGTGGGCCTCCTGGGCAACACGCTGGCCATCTATGTGGTCCTGCGCTATGCCAAGATGAAGACTGTCACCAACATGTACCTTCTGAACTTAGCCCTGGCAGATGAATTGTACATCTTAGGACTTCCCTTCCTGACCACCCAGAACGTGCTCTCTTATTGGCCGTTCGGGCAGTTTCTGTGCCGCGTGGTCATGACGGTAGACTCCATCAACCAGTTCACCAGCACCTTCTGCCTGACCGTGATGAGCATTGACCGCTACCTGGCCGTGGTGCACCCCATTCGGAGTGTCAAGTGGCGGCAGCCGAAGGTGGCTAAGATCATAAACGGGCTGGTGTGGGTGGTGTCGTTCGTGGTGGTGCTGCCGGTCACCATCTACTCAGATGTTCAGGACCGCTTCAACTCGTGCAACATGAGCTGGCCTGATCCCCAGGAGCTGTGGTCAACGGTCTTCATCCTCTACACGGCCATCTTGGGCTTCTTCGTCCCCCTGCTGATCATCTGCCTCTGCTACCTGCTCATCATCATCAAG GTGAAGTCTGCCGGGGCCAGGGCGGGCCTGACCAGGCGGCGCCGCTCCGAACGCAAAGTCACCCGCATGGTGGTCATCATCGTGGTGGTCTTCGTCATCTGCTGGCTGCCCTTCTTCACCACCAACATAGTCAACCTCGTCTTCATCATACCAGAGAACAGTGTCACCGCCGGCGTCTACTTCTTCCTGGTCATCATGACCTACGTCAACTCCTGTGCCAACCCGCTCCTCTACGGCTTCCTGTCTGACAACTTCAAGCAGAGCTTCAGGAAGGTCCTGTGTCTCCACAAGGCGAACGGGGTTGGGGTGGGGGACGGAGGAGAcatggggagtggagggggacgtCCCATATCCCCTAGGCTGGAGAGGGTGGAGACGACGCAGCAGCATGACCCGCTCTTCACCCCCCGGATCATGGACTTCAACAATGGACACATGCAGAACAACCAA TGTGTTCAAATTGAGACTTGTGCCAACATGACGACGGAGCTTCTGCCCTTAGAGAGCCCAGTGATTGATCAGTCTACGCTATGA
- the LOC109876716 gene encoding somatostatin receptor type 5 isoform X2, whose translation MGHFLIHLPDLHPHPHLPAMNPQDCTSIPGDFNLSSSRGYSTVTNLFMNESGESAPFQDSSTVITAVISMTVFMVGLLGNTLAIYVVLRYAKMKTVTNMYLLNLALADELYILGLPFLTTQNVLSYWPFGQFLCRVVMTVDSINQFTSTFCLTVMSIDRYLAVVHPIRSVKWRQPKVAKIINGLVWVVSFVVVLPVTIYSDVQDRFNSCNMSWPDPQELWSTVFILYTAILGFFVPLLIICLCYLLIIIKVKSAGARAGLTRRRRSERKVTRMVVIIVVVFVICWLPFFTTNIVNLVFIIPENSVTAGVYFFLVIMTYVNSCANPLLYGFLSDNFKQSFRKVLCLHKANGVGVGDGGDMGSGGGRPISPRLERVETTQQHDPLFTPRIMDFNNGHMQNNQVVCSN comes from the exons ATGGGCCATTTCCTGATTCATCTCCCtgacctccacccccacccccaccttccCGCTATGAATCCCCAAGACTGCACCTCCATCCCTGGGGATTtcaacctctcctcctccaggggCTACTCCACAGTCACCAACCTCTTCATGAACGAGTCCGGCGAGAGCGCTCCCTTCCAGGACAGCAGCACCGTTATCACCGCAGTAATCTCTATGACTGTATTCATGGTGGGCCTCCTGGGCAACACGCTGGCCATCTATGTGGTCCTGCGCTATGCCAAGATGAAGACTGTCACCAACATGTACCTTCTGAACTTAGCCCTGGCAGATGAATTGTACATCTTAGGACTTCCCTTCCTGACCACCCAGAACGTGCTCTCTTATTGGCCGTTCGGGCAGTTTCTGTGCCGCGTGGTCATGACGGTAGACTCCATCAACCAGTTCACCAGCACCTTCTGCCTGACCGTGATGAGCATTGACCGCTACCTGGCCGTGGTGCACCCCATTCGGAGTGTCAAGTGGCGGCAGCCGAAGGTGGCTAAGATCATAAACGGGCTGGTGTGGGTGGTGTCGTTCGTGGTGGTGCTGCCGGTCACCATCTACTCAGATGTTCAGGACCGCTTCAACTCGTGCAACATGAGCTGGCCTGATCCCCAGGAGCTGTGGTCAACGGTCTTCATCCTCTACACGGCCATCTTGGGCTTCTTCGTCCCCCTGCTGATCATCTGCCTCTGCTACCTGCTCATCATCATCAAG GTGAAGTCTGCCGGGGCCAGGGCGGGCCTGACCAGGCGGCGCCGCTCCGAACGCAAAGTCACCCGCATGGTGGTCATCATCGTGGTGGTCTTCGTCATCTGCTGGCTGCCCTTCTTCACCACCAACATAGTCAACCTCGTCTTCATCATACCAGAGAACAGTGTCACCGCCGGCGTCTACTTCTTCCTGGTCATCATGACCTACGTCAACTCCTGTGCCAACCCGCTCCTCTACGGCTTCCTGTCTGACAACTTCAAGCAGAGCTTCAGGAAGGTCCTGTGTCTCCACAAGGCGAACGGGGTTGGGGTGGGGGACGGAGGAGAcatggggagtggagggggacgtCCCATATCCCCTAGGCTGGAGAGGGTGGAGACGACGCAGCAGCATGACCCGCTCTTCACCCCCCGGATCATGGACTTCAACAATGGACACATGCAGAACAACCAAGTAG TGTGTTCAAATTGA